A DNA window from Carassius gibelio isolate Cgi1373 ecotype wild population from Czech Republic chromosome A6, carGib1.2-hapl.c, whole genome shotgun sequence contains the following coding sequences:
- the LOC128015509 gene encoding zinc finger protein 648, producing the protein MAKMNYLWDSTAFTDNVYISKRSIRKILISKRHYLPVESNITDTVKMNFNLPSEKDISASASCDESKNNRSQENSRSQATCHLHERHSEQSSEKEREVDVTDVKAEPGSDPQPGSDSRLNHEHLEATSIPNMKVKQEVEITAPYDLAAVPQDQQETVGDECEVEGNRVDSLNSSQIQVLKRHFVFAGMKKRGMEGDTENRPYKCPYCNWAFKRSSNLLSHIDTHQGLKPHVCDLCGKAYSHQGTLQQHKRLHTGERPYQCPFCEKSYIWSSDFRKHIRTHTGEKPYTCKECGKDFVRSSDLRKHERNMHTNNKPFLCKQCGQTFNKPLSLLRHERKHLGERPFVCPECGKAFALASRMTEHRKIHSSVRPYTCSVCSKAFTKSSNLAEHLSVHSGERPHKCSECGLAFAMVSRLVRHQRIHTAVRSYHCQACDMSFSYLTELKRHQKQHREGTIFVCGQCSKSFPQDSLLTEHMQSHADAETCIS; encoded by the coding sequence ATGGCTAAAATGAATTACCTGTGGGATTCAACAGCTTTTACAGATAATGTATACATATCAAAACGAAGTATTAGAAAGATTCTCATCAGCAAGAGGCATTATCTGCCTGTGGAGAGTAACATTACTGACACtgtgaaaatgaactttaatctGCCCAGTGAAAAGGACATCAGTGCTTCTGCCAGTTGTGATGAAAGTAAAAACAACAGAAGCCAAGAGAATTCTAGAAGTCAAGCTACATGCCACCTTCATGAGAGGCATTCTGAACAATCCTCTGAAAAGGAGAGAGAAGTGGATGTAACTGATGTGAAGGCTGAGCCTGGATCTGACCCTCAGCCTGGATCTGATTCCCGACTGAATCATGAGCACTTGGAAGCGACCAGCATCCCCAACATGAAAGTGAAGCAGGAGGTGGAAATCACTGCGCCATATGATCTGGCAGCAGTTCCACAAGATCAGCAGGAGACTGTGGGGGATGAATGCGAGGTTGAGGGTAACAGAGTGGACAGCCTGAATTCTTCTCAGATTCAggttttaaaaagacattttgtCTTTGCAGGCATGAAAAAGCGAGGAATGGAAGGAGACACGGAAAACCGTCCATACAAGTGCCCCTACTGCAACTGGGCTTTCAAAAGGTCTAGCAACCTTTTGAGTCATATCGATACTCACCAAGGTCTTAAACCACATGTTTGTGACCTGTGTGGGAAGGCCTACTCGCACCAAGGTACTCTTCAGCAGCACAAGCGGCTACACACGGGCGAAAGACCATACCAATGCCCATTTTGTGAGAAAAGCTACATTTGGTCCTCTGACTTCCGTAAACACATCCGAACGCATACCGGAGAGAAGCCGTACACCTGTAAGGAATGTGGAAAGGACTTTGTGCGTTCCTCAGACCTGCGGAAGCACGAGCGCAACATGCACACCAACAACAAGCCATTCCTCTGCAAGCAGTGTGGCCAAACCTTCAACAAACCCCTATCTCTTCTCCGTCATGAGCGCAAGCATTTGGGTGAGAGGCCCTTTGTTTGCCCGGAGTGCGGGAAAGCATTTGCCCTGGCCAGTCGCATGACAGAGCACAGGAAAATCCACAGCAGCGTGCGTCCCTACACCTGCTCCGTTTGCTCCAAAGCTTTCACCAAGTCCTCGAACCTCGCTGAACATCTCTCAGTTCACAGCGGAGAGCGGCCACACAAGTGCTCAGAGTGTGGACTGGCATTTGCAATGGTGTCTCGGCTAGTGCGACACCAGCGTATTCACACAGCTGTCCGCTCTTATCACTGCCAAGCCTGCGATATGTCATTCAGCTACCTCACGGAACTCAAGAGGCATCAGAAGCAGCATAGAGAGGGCACAATCTTTGTATGTGGGCAGTGCAGTAAATCTTTCCCACAGGATTCCCTGCTTACAGAACACATGCAGAGCCATGCTGACGCTGAGACTTGCATTTCCTAA